A window of Pseudodesulfovibrio hydrargyri contains these coding sequences:
- a CDS encoding LytS/YhcK type 5TM receptor domain-containing protein: MNTYEIILTLAERFGLMVGVVFLFMTIMPVRRLHFTRESSRPRTVLVTILFGILGILGTYTGNAVFDSVANLRAMVVISGGLFGGPVVGIGAGLIAGVHRIAFDLHGFSAYPCGIATAAEGFVAGMIAWKYGDKAMNWRVAATLALVGENMHMGLLLLLSKPFPEAWELVKLIAPPMVLVNAFGAALFVEVINLFSRDRERRESLHAQIILDIANMAVSYLRLGLSLETAAATAEIIYARVGVAAVAMTDTHNVLAHVGAGDDHHLAGREIRTDATREVIRTGRPTFLHSADAIGCNQADCPMTSAIIVPLKKNDEIVGTLKFYGSRERPLNTTLFEVANGLANLFSTQVELEDIQIKEQMLAHAEIRRLHAQINPHFLFNSLNTIASFCRTNSERARELLMDLSLYMRRNLDLSRGFIPLSEELEQVRSYLAIEQARFGARIQVESEVEAGCENWPIPPLTIQPLVENAIRHGVLGREQGGTVRLSARRENGCLEVRVADDGVGMDRETLDRVLNTECADSVTGGIGMRNCLSRMEHIYGRQYAPSVDSTPGLGTTIVLHVPGRA; encoded by the coding sequence ATGAATACGTATGAAATCATCCTGACCCTGGCCGAGCGGTTCGGCCTCATGGTGGGCGTGGTCTTCCTGTTCATGACCATCATGCCCGTGCGGCGTCTGCATTTCACCCGGGAAAGCTCGCGGCCGCGAACGGTCCTGGTGACCATTCTCTTCGGCATCCTCGGCATTCTCGGCACCTACACCGGCAACGCGGTCTTCGACTCGGTGGCCAACCTGCGCGCCATGGTGGTCATCTCCGGCGGCCTGTTCGGCGGACCGGTGGTCGGCATCGGGGCCGGGCTCATCGCCGGGGTGCACCGCATCGCCTTCGACCTGCACGGCTTCAGCGCCTACCCCTGCGGCATCGCCACGGCCGCCGAGGGCTTTGTCGCGGGCATGATCGCCTGGAAATACGGCGACAAGGCCATGAACTGGCGGGTGGCCGCGACCCTGGCCCTGGTGGGCGAGAACATGCACATGGGGCTGCTCCTGCTCCTGTCCAAGCCGTTTCCCGAGGCCTGGGAACTGGTCAAGCTCATCGCCCCGCCCATGGTCCTGGTCAACGCCTTCGGCGCGGCCCTGTTCGTGGAGGTCATCAATCTGTTTTCCCGCGACCGGGAACGGCGCGAGTCCCTGCACGCCCAGATCATCCTGGACATCGCCAACATGGCGGTCAGCTACCTGCGCCTGGGGCTGTCGCTGGAGACCGCCGCGGCCACGGCCGAGATCATCTACGCCCGGGTGGGCGTGGCCGCCGTGGCCATGACCGACACCCACAACGTGCTCGCCCACGTCGGCGCGGGCGACGACCACCATCTGGCCGGGCGCGAAATCCGCACCGACGCCACCCGTGAAGTCATCCGCACGGGCAGGCCCACCTTTCTGCACAGCGCCGACGCCATCGGCTGCAACCAGGCCGACTGCCCCATGACCTCGGCCATCATCGTGCCCCTGAAGAAGAACGACGAGATCGTGGGCACGCTCAAGTTCTACGGCAGCCGCGAACGGCCGCTGAACACCACCCTGTTCGAGGTGGCCAACGGGTTGGCCAATCTCTTTTCCACCCAAGTGGAGCTGGAGGACATCCAGATCAAGGAGCAGATGCTGGCCCACGCGGAGATCCGCCGCCTGCACGCCCAGATCAACCCGCATTTCCTGTTCAACTCCCTGAACACCATCGCCTCGTTCTGCCGGACCAACTCCGAGCGCGCCCGCGAACTGCTCATGGACCTGTCCCTGTACATGCGCCGCAACCTGGACCTGAGCCGGGGGTTCATTCCCTTGAGCGAGGAACTGGAGCAGGTCCGCTCCTACCTGGCCATCGAGCAGGCCCGCTTCGGCGCCCGCATCCAGGTGGAATCCGAAGTCGAGGCCGGGTGCGAGAACTGGCCCATCCCGCCGCTGACCATCCAGCCCCTGGTGGAGAACGCCATCCGCCACGGCGTGCTCGGCCGCGAGCAGGGCGGCACGGTCCGGCTCTCCGCCCGGCGCGAGAACGGCTGCCTCGAGGTCCGGGTGGCTGACGACGGCGTGGGTATGGACCGGGAGACCCTCGACCGCGTCCTGAACACGGAGTGCGCCGACTCCGTGACCGGCGGCATCGGCATGCGCAACTGCTTAAGCCGCATGGAACACATTTACGGTCGCCAATACGCCCCCAGCGTGGACAGCACCCCGGGCCTGGGCACGACCATCGTGCTCCATGTGCCGGGTCGTGCCTGA
- a CDS encoding LytR/AlgR family response regulator transcription factor → MNNIIRTILVDDEPPAQDELHYLLSSHGDIDVVGTAGNAADAVKAIAAKRPDLVFLDIQMPGKDGFSVLQEVMAMESQPLVVFVTAFDEYAIRAFEQNAVDYLLKPVDPRRLADSLDRVRRRLAASENRESSEVLRKLLAGAGIKPGVTRISVEHSGRNILLSPQEIVYFDCVNRRIHAKTREALYPCASDVTLDRLEERLEGFPFFRANRSQLVNLALVRTYAPWFNGKYVLTMRDEAETEITVSKARVRPFKDAMEL, encoded by the coding sequence ATGAACAACATCATACGGACCATATTGGTGGACGACGAGCCCCCGGCCCAGGACGAGCTGCACTACCTGCTCTCGTCCCACGGCGACATCGACGTGGTCGGCACGGCGGGCAATGCGGCGGACGCGGTCAAGGCCATCGCGGCCAAACGGCCGGACCTGGTCTTCCTGGACATTCAGATGCCGGGCAAGGACGGGTTCTCCGTGCTCCAGGAGGTCATGGCCATGGAGAGCCAGCCCCTGGTCGTCTTTGTCACCGCCTTCGACGAATACGCCATCCGCGCCTTCGAGCAGAACGCGGTGGACTACCTGCTCAAGCCCGTGGACCCCAGGCGGCTGGCCGACAGCCTGGACCGGGTGCGCAGGCGGCTGGCCGCCAGCGAGAACCGGGAGTCGAGCGAGGTCCTGCGCAAGCTGCTGGCGGGCGCGGGCATCAAACCGGGCGTGACGCGCATCAGCGTGGAGCACTCGGGCCGCAACATCCTGCTGAGCCCCCAGGAAATTGTCTACTTCGACTGCGTGAACCGCCGGATTCATGCCAAAACACGTGAAGCCCTCTACCCATGCGCCAGCGACGTGACCCTGGACCGTCTCGAAGAGCGCCTGGAGGGATTTCCCTTTTTCCGGGCCAACCGCTCCCAGCTGGTCAACCTGGCGCTGGTGCGGACCTACGCCCCCTGGTTCAACGGCAAATACGTGCTGACCATGCGCGACGAGGCCGAGACCGAGATCACGGTCAGCAAGGCCCGGGTGCGCCCGTTCAAGGACGCCATGGAGTTGTAG
- a CDS encoding YkgJ family cysteine cluster protein, with product MVARSRSKIGKAKRSPRRPARNNLALPLASPSAQREALADRLSQERAEAFQAALRPQGETDHPFKALHDAVREAYAACDALLDELQPDPPLACKRGCIHCCYNQVALTEPEALFLGLHLLGTRSPERLRGLADRAQALADGLKGKSWQEIGMIRHRLPCLFLEDGGCSVYPARPLACRGWNSVDERMCLLSNLSEDALTPIENHPIVREIADGIQTGLLRGASSLGLEAGYLLMARATALLLSDDPEKGVMDRSADWLDGKPFFGRKTSW from the coding sequence ATGGTCGCCCGTTCCCGTTCCAAGATCGGCAAGGCAAAGCGTTCGCCCCGGCGTCCGGCCCGCAACAACCTCGCACTGCCCCTGGCGTCCCCGTCGGCGCAGCGGGAGGCCCTGGCCGACCGTCTCTCGCAAGAACGCGCGGAGGCGTTCCAGGCGGCCCTGCGCCCGCAGGGAGAGACCGACCACCCGTTCAAGGCGCTGCACGACGCCGTGCGGGAGGCCTATGCCGCGTGCGACGCCCTGCTGGACGAGCTCCAGCCGGACCCGCCGCTGGCCTGCAAGCGCGGCTGCATCCACTGCTGCTACAACCAGGTCGCCCTGACCGAACCCGAGGCCCTGTTCCTGGGGCTGCACCTGCTGGGGACGCGCTCCCCGGAGCGGCTGCGCGGCCTGGCGGACCGGGCGCAGGCCCTGGCCGACGGGCTCAAGGGCAAGAGCTGGCAGGAAATCGGCATGATCCGCCACCGGCTGCCCTGCCTGTTCCTGGAGGACGGCGGCTGCTCGGTCTACCCTGCCCGCCCCCTGGCCTGCCGGGGCTGGAACTCGGTGGACGAGCGGATGTGCCTGCTCAGCAACCTGTCCGAGGATGCCCTGACCCCCATCGAGAACCACCCCATCGTGCGGGAGATCGCGGATGGCATCCAGACCGGCCTGCTGCGCGGCGCAAGCTCCCTCGGCCTGGAGGCGGGCTACCTGCTCATGGCCCGCGCCACGGCCCTGCTCCTTTCGGACGACCCGGAAAAGGGGGTCATGGACCGCTCCGCCGACTGGCTGGACGGCAAGCCGTTCTTCGGGCGCAAGACCAGTTGGTGA
- a CDS encoding ATP-binding protein, which yields MPPLNELTLPVKRWTFLILVCWTCISIFFVVYTFHLLEDSTLAQVHTKAQEAFNKDQSFRFWATMHGGVYVPITEKTPPNKYLSQVKERDISTPSGRELTLMNPAYMVRQLNESFGSLYGAQGHITSLNPLRPENAPDAWERAALLKFENGADEVYAIQNKGGERFARLMQPMEVTRGCLKCHAHQGYKVGDVRGGVSVSVPMAPFLAAQADLKFKSGLVVSGLWFFGVCLVLFGSSLLARNLRERDILTRNLETAKTNAESANSAKSVFLANMSHEIRTPLNGIMGMLQLFKSTPLTAEQSEYVDAALQSSQRLTFLLSDILDLSMIEKGVLAFRHEPVEIASLVDSIRNLFTVAAKQTGIDLVLSVDPDVPQRVMSDPTRLQQLLTNLVGNAIKFTPEGHVRLTIHNLKHSPPGQCRLLFVVGDTGEGIPDDKITHIFSPFAQASEGYTRNYQGAGLGLAICSRLVDAIGGSISVSSQLGQGTEIYCSLTFDLVPGDMAAIPGTRPEETQHYYDMAILLAEDDQVSRMVAERILSKSGCHVTCARDGREALDILKGDHFDLVVMDIQMPVMNGLESTRAIRNGEAGEWCRSIPIIAMTAYAMDSDRKSFNEAGMDDYIPKPVDNDSLLETLRKYSILLKS from the coding sequence ATGCCTCCGCTTAATGAACTTACTCTGCCGGTCAAACGATGGACCTTTCTCATTCTTGTCTGCTGGACATGTATCAGTATCTTTTTTGTCGTCTACACTTTTCATCTCCTCGAAGACTCCACTTTGGCGCAGGTCCACACCAAGGCGCAGGAGGCCTTCAACAAAGATCAATCCTTCCGCTTCTGGGCCACCATGCACGGAGGCGTTTATGTTCCCATAACGGAGAAGACGCCCCCCAACAAATACCTTTCGCAGGTGAAAGAGCGAGACATCTCCACGCCTTCCGGCCGGGAACTGACCCTCATGAATCCGGCTTACATGGTCAGGCAACTCAATGAGTCCTTCGGTTCCCTTTACGGCGCCCAAGGGCATATCACGAGTCTCAACCCGTTGCGCCCGGAGAATGCCCCGGACGCGTGGGAAAGAGCGGCTCTCCTCAAGTTCGAAAACGGCGCTGATGAAGTCTATGCGATCCAGAATAAAGGCGGGGAACGATTTGCCCGCCTGATGCAGCCCATGGAAGTAACCCGAGGATGCCTCAAGTGCCATGCCCACCAAGGCTATAAAGTCGGCGATGTCCGAGGCGGCGTGAGCGTAAGCGTTCCCATGGCCCCCTTCCTCGCGGCTCAGGCCGACCTCAAATTCAAGTCGGGCCTTGTCGTTTCCGGGCTCTGGTTTTTCGGCGTCTGCCTCGTCCTTTTCGGCTCCTCGCTCCTCGCCCGGAACCTCCGGGAACGGGACATCCTTACCCGCAACCTTGAAACAGCCAAGACGAATGCGGAATCGGCCAACTCGGCCAAGTCCGTCTTCCTTGCGAACATGAGCCACGAAATCCGGACGCCGCTCAACGGCATCATGGGGATGCTGCAGCTTTTCAAGTCGACACCCTTAACCGCGGAGCAATCGGAATATGTGGATGCGGCCCTCCAATCAAGCCAAAGGCTGACATTCCTGCTCTCGGACATCCTCGACCTTTCCATGATAGAAAAAGGGGTTCTCGCGTTCCGCCATGAACCGGTGGAGATTGCCTCCTTGGTCGACTCCATCCGGAATCTGTTCACAGTCGCAGCCAAACAGACAGGCATCGACCTCGTTTTATCCGTGGACCCGGATGTACCACAACGCGTCATGAGCGACCCGACCCGCCTCCAACAGCTTCTCACCAATCTGGTCGGGAATGCCATAAAATTTACACCCGAAGGCCACGTCCGGTTGACAATCCACAACCTGAAACACTCTCCTCCGGGCCAATGCAGACTGCTTTTCGTGGTCGGCGACACCGGAGAAGGCATACCGGACGACAAAATCACGCACATCTTCTCCCCCTTTGCCCAGGCGTCCGAAGGATACACGCGAAATTACCAGGGGGCCGGGCTCGGTTTGGCCATCTGTTCCCGGTTGGTGGATGCCATTGGCGGTTCCATATCGGTCAGCAGCCAATTGGGCCAAGGCACGGAGATATACTGCAGCCTGACGTTCGACCTCGTCCCGGGCGACATGGCCGCAATTCCCGGCACGCGGCCTGAGGAGACCCAGCACTATTACGACATGGCGATCCTCCTGGCCGAAGACGACCAGGTCAGCAGAATGGTGGCCGAACGGATATTGAGCAAGAGCGGCTGTCACGTTACCTGCGCCAGAGATGGCCGGGAAGCTCTCGACATCCTGAAAGGCGACCACTTCGACCTCGTGGTCATGGACATCCAGATGCCGGTCATGAACGGCCTGGAGTCAACCAGGGCCATCCGCAACGGCGAGGCCGGAGAATGGTGCCGCAGCATACCTATCATCGCCATGACAGCCTACGCCATGGACTCGGACAGGAAGAGCTTCAACGAGGCCGGAATGGATGACTATATCCCCAAGCCCGTCGACAATGACTCCCTGCTGGAAACATTGCGAAAATATTCCATTCTCTTGAAATCATAG
- the lepB gene encoding signal peptidase I translates to MTQSSLKSFRDTLEAIVVALLLAFVIRAFIVQAFKIPSGSMLETLQIGDHLLVSKFAYDVRLPSDIWLDTTDGKVLMKTGDPQRGDIVVFLFPEDESKDFIKRVIGLPGETLEVRDKVVYINGQPLDEPYVMHTKADTLPVRDNFGPVVVPEGEYFVMGDNREGSYDSRWWGPVKRSKIVGKALVIYWSWGSLTDIRFNRIGTLLN, encoded by the coding sequence ATGACTCAAAGCTCTCTCAAATCGTTTCGTGATACATTGGAAGCCATCGTGGTGGCCCTGCTCCTGGCCTTCGTCATCCGCGCCTTCATCGTCCAGGCCTTCAAGATCCCGTCCGGGTCCATGCTCGAGACGCTTCAGATCGGCGACCATCTGCTGGTCTCCAAGTTCGCCTACGACGTGCGCCTGCCGTCCGACATCTGGCTCGACACCACGGACGGCAAGGTCCTGATGAAGACCGGCGACCCGCAGCGCGGCGATATCGTCGTCTTCCTGTTCCCGGAGGACGAGTCCAAGGACTTCATCAAGCGTGTCATCGGCCTGCCGGGCGAAACCCTGGAGGTGCGCGACAAAGTGGTCTACATCAACGGCCAGCCCCTGGACGAGCCGTATGTGATGCACACCAAGGCCGACACCCTGCCCGTGCGCGACAACTTCGGCCCGGTGGTCGTCCCCGAGGGCGAGTACTTCGTCATGGGCGACAACCGCGAGGGCTCCTACGACTCCCGCTGGTGGGGCCCGGTCAAGCGCTCCAAGATCGTGGGCAAGGCCCTGGTCATCTACTGGTCCTGGGGCTCGCTTACAGATATCCGCTTCAACCGCATCGGCACGTTGCTGAACTAG
- the lepA gene encoding translation elongation factor 4, producing the protein MSKIDKIRNFSIIAHIDHGKSTLADRILELTGMVGDREKKDQYLDKMELERERGITIKAQTVRIPYTDHDGSKYILNLIDTPGHVDFSYEVSRSLAACEGALLVVDSTQGVEAQTLANVYLALDNDLEVIPVLNKIDLPSADPERISREIEEVIGLDCSNPIMVSAKTGLNVQEVLDAVIHLLPPPKGDPDAPLKALIFDSWYDSYQGVVVLFRIIDGTLKKGNRIRIFSSGKAFEVTRLGAFMPEAKDIKEMGPGEVGFLCASMKELGDAPVGDTITLADNPVAVPYPGFKPVKPMVFSGLYPVEPAEYETLKQALEKLQLNDAAFTYEPETSQALGFGFRCGFLGLLHIEIIQERLEREFEARLITTAPSVIYKVTTVTGEDLIIDNPSKLPDPTRIKAIREPFVRLEVHVPNEYVGAVLALCEEKRGIQKNIAYITSTRVVITYEIPFAEVMYDFFDKLKSSTKGYASLDYEVIDYREADLVRLDILINGDPVDAFSCIVHRENSARIGRSLALKLKRSIPRQMFEVVIQAAIGNKIVAKERNAPFRKDVTAKCYGGDITRKRKLLEKQKEGKKRMRRMGNVEIPQEAFLSVLKADED; encoded by the coding sequence ATGAGCAAGATCGATAAAATACGCAATTTCAGCATCATCGCCCACATCGACCACGGCAAGTCGACCCTGGCCGATCGCATTCTCGAGCTCACCGGCATGGTCGGCGACCGCGAGAAAAAGGACCAGTACCTGGACAAGATGGAGCTGGAGCGTGAGCGCGGCATCACCATCAAGGCGCAGACCGTGCGCATCCCGTACACCGACCACGACGGGTCGAAATACATCCTCAACCTGATCGACACGCCGGGCCACGTGGACTTCTCCTATGAGGTCTCGCGCTCCCTGGCCGCCTGCGAGGGCGCGCTCCTGGTGGTGGACTCCACCCAGGGGGTCGAGGCCCAGACCCTGGCCAACGTGTATCTGGCCCTGGACAACGACCTCGAGGTCATCCCGGTGCTGAACAAGATCGACCTGCCCAGCGCCGATCCCGAGCGCATAAGCCGCGAGATCGAGGAGGTCATCGGCCTGGACTGCTCCAACCCGATCATGGTCTCGGCCAAGACCGGGCTGAACGTGCAGGAGGTCCTGGACGCGGTCATCCACCTGCTGCCGCCGCCCAAGGGCGACCCGGACGCGCCGCTCAAGGCGCTCATCTTCGACTCCTGGTACGACTCCTACCAGGGCGTGGTGGTCCTCTTCCGGATCATCGACGGCACCCTGAAAAAGGGCAACCGGATCAGGATATTCTCGAGCGGCAAGGCCTTCGAGGTCACCCGGCTGGGCGCGTTCATGCCCGAGGCCAAGGACATCAAGGAAATGGGCCCGGGCGAGGTCGGCTTTTTGTGCGCCTCCATGAAGGAACTCGGCGACGCGCCCGTGGGCGACACCATCACCCTGGCCGACAATCCGGTGGCCGTGCCGTACCCCGGCTTCAAGCCGGTCAAGCCCATGGTCTTCTCCGGCCTGTACCCGGTGGAGCCCGCCGAATACGAGACCCTCAAGCAGGCGCTCGAAAAGCTCCAGCTCAACGACGCGGCCTTCACCTACGAGCCCGAGACCTCCCAGGCGCTGGGCTTCGGCTTCCGCTGCGGCTTCCTGGGCCTGCTGCACATCGAGATCATCCAGGAACGCCTCGAGCGCGAGTTCGAGGCCCGGCTGATCACCACGGCCCCGTCGGTCATCTACAAGGTCACCACCGTGACCGGCGAGGACCTGATCATCGACAACCCGTCCAAGCTGCCGGACCCGACCCGCATCAAGGCGATCCGCGAGCCGTTCGTGCGCCTGGAGGTGCACGTGCCCAACGAGTACGTGGGCGCGGTCCTGGCCCTGTGCGAGGAGAAGCGGGGCATCCAGAAGAACATCGCCTACATCACCTCCACGCGCGTGGTCATCACCTACGAGATTCCGTTCGCCGAGGTCATGTACGACTTCTTCGACAAGCTGAAATCCTCCACCAAGGGGTACGCCTCCCTCGACTACGAGGTCATCGACTACCGCGAGGCGGACCTGGTCCGGCTGGACATCCTGATCAACGGCGACCCCGTGGACGCCTTCTCCTGCATCGTGCACCGCGAGAACTCCGCCCGCATCGGCCGCTCGCTCGCGCTCAAGCTCAAGCGCAGCATCCCGCGCCAGATGTTCGAGGTGGTCATCCAGGCCGCCATCGGCAACAAGATCGTTGCCAAGGAACGCAACGCCCCCTTCCGCAAGGACGTCACCGCCAAGTGCTACGGCGGCGACATCACCCGGAAGCGCAAGTTGTTGGAAAAGCAGAAAGAGGGAAAGAAGCGCATGCGCCGCATGGGCAACGTGGAAATCCCCCAGGAAGCGTTCCTGTCCGTACTGAAAGCCGACGAGGATTAG
- the cfa gene encoding cyclopropane fatty acyl phospholipid synthase, whose protein sequence is MSASRAILSDLLAEAGVAVNGNDPWDIRVQDERLFHDILLRKNLGLGEGYMRGWWNCERVDEFICRVLKTGAENRVRDSWRLIVKALPALVCNLQSLSRARIVAQRHYDLGNDLFQGFLDPHLQYSCAYYKGMNGCPEDQTDEEVSRDLERAQEAKMRLICDKLELEPGDRVLDIGCGWGGLAKFMAEERGCSVVGVNISKQQIAFGRRFCAGLPVEIRETDYRRLDETFDKIVSVGMFEHVGPKNYPAFMRTVDRCLKPDGLFLLHTIGSNTSGPGLDPWIATYIFPNGCLPSIAEVSKAAEKHFVMEDLHNFGPYYDRTLMSWLRNFRHAWPSLRDKYGDRFKRMWEYYLQSCAGAFRARDIQLWQFVFSPIGRQQPECRWG, encoded by the coding sequence ATGTCTGCAAGCAGAGCTATTTTATCCGACCTGCTGGCCGAGGCCGGCGTGGCCGTGAACGGAAACGACCCATGGGATATCCGGGTCCAGGACGAACGACTTTTTCATGACATCCTGCTCAGGAAGAACCTGGGCCTGGGTGAGGGATACATGCGCGGCTGGTGGAACTGCGAGCGGGTGGACGAGTTCATCTGCCGCGTGCTCAAGACCGGCGCGGAAAACCGGGTGCGGGACTCCTGGCGGCTGATCGTCAAGGCGCTGCCCGCCCTGGTCTGCAACCTGCAAAGCCTGTCGCGGGCCAGGATCGTGGCCCAGCGCCACTACGACCTGGGCAACGACCTGTTCCAGGGGTTCCTGGACCCCCACCTGCAGTACAGCTGCGCCTATTACAAGGGCATGAACGGCTGCCCCGAAGACCAGACCGACGAGGAGGTCTCCCGCGACCTGGAACGGGCGCAGGAGGCCAAGATGCGGCTGATCTGCGACAAGCTGGAGCTTGAGCCCGGCGACCGGGTCCTGGACATCGGCTGCGGCTGGGGCGGGCTGGCCAAATTCATGGCCGAGGAGCGCGGCTGCTCCGTGGTGGGCGTGAACATCTCCAAACAGCAGATCGCCTTCGGGCGCCGGTTCTGCGCGGGCCTCCCGGTGGAAATCCGCGAAACGGACTACCGGCGCCTGGACGAGACCTTCGACAAGATCGTGTCCGTGGGCATGTTCGAGCACGTGGGCCCCAAGAACTACCCGGCCTTCATGCGCACCGTGGACCGCTGCCTGAAGCCGGATGGCCTGTTCCTGCTACACACCATCGGCAGCAACACCTCGGGCCCGGGCCTGGACCCGTGGATCGCCACCTACATCTTTCCCAACGGCTGCCTCCCGTCCATCGCCGAGGTCTCCAAGGCCGCTGAAAAGCACTTCGTCATGGAGGACCTGCACAACTTCGGCCCCTACTACGACCGCACCCTGATGAGCTGGCTGCGCAACTTCCGCCACGCCTGGCCGAGCCTTCGCGACAAGTACGGCGACCGCTTCAAGCGCATGTGGGAGTACTACCTGCAATCCTGCGCCGGAGCCTTCCGGGCCAGGGACATCCAACTGTGGCAGTTCGTGTTCTCGCCCATCGGGCGGCAGCAGCCGGAGTGCCGGTGGGGGTAG